A genomic segment from Zerene cesonia ecotype Mississippi chromosome 5, Zerene_cesonia_1.1, whole genome shotgun sequence encodes:
- the LOC119840306 gene encoding kinesin-like protein unc-104 isoform X9, producing the protein MSSVKVAVRVRPFNSREIARECKCIIEMSGNTTVIVNPKVPPGTKESAKSFNFDFSYWSHNPSDPEFSSQIMVYKDIGEEMLQHAFDGYNICIFAYGQTGAGKSYTMMGRGEDGQEGIIPQICKDLFRRIRQTTSDDLTYSVEVSYMEIYCERVRDLLNPKNKGNLRVREHPALGPYVEDLSKLAVMSYQDIYDLIDEGNKARTVAATNMNETSSRSHAVFTIFFTQQRHDKTTNLVSEKVSKISLVDLAGSERADSTGAKGTRLKEGANINKSLTTLGKVISALAEISASKSKKSKKADFIPYRDSVLTWLLRENLGGNSKTAMIAAISPADINYDETLSTLRYADRAKQIVCKAVVNEDANAKLIRELKEEILKLRELLKAEGIEVEEGPDGRVVYEKKETREPSPIRKKSDEEAMSPKLSRAATTIAEEAVDQLQASEKLIAELNETWEEKLKRTEQIRVQREAVFAEMGLAVKEGITVGVYSPKKTPHLVNLNEDPNLSECLIYYIKDGVTRVGTAEANVPQDIQLSGSHIVSEHCIFENTDGVICLIPHRGALVYVNGREVNEPIILKTGSRVILGKNHVFRFTHPGQPREEPLNKLITDTTDTEVPEKSATENVDWDFAQCELLEKQGIDLKQEMQKRLCALEEQFRKEKEHADQQFEEQRKNYEARIDALQRQVEEQSVTMSMYSSYTPEDFHNDEDIFVNPLFETECWSAREVGLAAWAFRKWKYHQFTSLRDDLWGNAIFLKEANAISVELRKKVQFQFTLLTDTPYSPLPGELAPRDDADDEYRPSAPTVVAVEVTDTKNGATHYWTLEKLRHRLELMRQIYNMSEGAGGEEEERPASPPARADADLLQCLSAAAHHTRLSLANLLPSRQRLELMREMYHNEAELSPTSPDHNIESVTGGDPFYDRFPWFRLVGRSFVYLSNLLYPVPLIHKVAIVNEKGDVKGYLRVAVQAVVDAEKNNSEFVAGVKQSAKISFDDDIVPTRSRLKTLSTVEKNNAMNLEDRPEQDSNIKIEELAAAECDADSGRGDSSLASELKEEELPEHLAPGREFTFRVTVLQAHSVATDYADVFCQFNFLHRNEDAFSTEPVKNAGKNTPLGFYHVQNITVPVTKSFVEYIKTQPIVFEVFGHYQQHPLHKDAKQDGPAAGRTPPRRMLPPSIPISAPVRSPKWGAASVAPPCCSSHLHSKHDLLVWFEICELAPSGDYVPAVFEHSDELPCRGLFLLHQGIQRRIRITILHEPSSDLQWTDVRELVIGRIRNTPEANEDTTDGDEDGALSLGLFPGERPNLDDRAVFRFEAAWDSSLHGSPLLNRVSANGEVVYITLSAYLEIENCGRPAIVTKDLSVVVVGREARTGRSLRRALFGSKAARADRLTGVYELSLHRALEPGVQRRQRRVLDTSGTYVRGEENLHGWRPRGDSLIFDHQWELEKMTRLEQVGRTRHFLALRERLRHGHENTIAPNDFTKTEKEVCNMAAKAASESAHEPPERWDMTPRERELATKFVKLIQGRIGSNKEVETAVSPATPVDEGVSADISTPSLLSSIHSASSFELCSPERALLEKSMSGWGCGLGAGGAPGALVGPGSGALYVPECEEVRVSAAVARRGYLNVLQHGTHGWKKRWLVVRRPYVFMYRDERDPIERALINLANAHVEYSEDQEQMVRMPNTFSVVSKERGYLLQTLGDKEVHDWLYAINPLLAGQIRCARTGRGPPGAARAGPAPAGPQRALGAPRAPHPPGAPSCPGIRGCKRSPHETPSQWSLSSFFKCVADGRVYAHRPVRAVRSARY; encoded by the exons ATGTCGTCTGTGAAGGTGGCGGTGCGGGTCCGCCCCTTCAACTCGAGGGAGATAGCCAGGGAGTGCAAATGCATCATCGAGATGTCCGGCAATACTACAG tTATCGTGAACCCAAAAGTACCACCTGGCACCAAGGAGAGCGCTAAAAGCTTCAACTTTGATTTCTCATATTGGTCGCACAAT CCCAGTGATCCCGAGTTCTCGTCGCAGATTATGGTCTACAAAGACATAGGGGAAGAGATGTTACAGCATGCTTTCGATG GCTACAATATATGCATTTTCGCGTACGGGCAGACGGGCGCGGGCAAGTCCTACACCATGATGGGGCGGGGCGAGGACGGCCAGGAGGGCATCATACCGCAGATATGCAAGGATCTGTTCCGGCGCATACGACAGACCACGTCGGATGATCTTACTTACTCG GTGGAGGTCTCGTACATGGAAATCTATTGCGAACGGGTCAGAGACCTATTGAACCCTAAGAACAAAGGGAACTTGCGTGTACGCGAGCACCCAGCACTCGGACCTTACGTGGAGGACCTCAGCAAACTAGCTGTTATGTCCTATCAAGATATATACGACTTAATCGATGAAGGGAATAAAGCCAG aaCCGTGGCAGCAACAAACATGAACGAGACGTCGTCTCGCTCGCACGCTGTATTCACTATCTTCTTCACACAGCAGCGGCATGATAAGACTACCAATCTAGTCTCAGAAAAG gtATCAAAAATCTCGCTAGTCGATCTAGCTGGTTCTGAACGAGCTGACTCTACGGGCGCGAAGGGAACTCGCCTGAAGGAAGGAGCCAATATTAATAAGTCGCTCACTACATTGGGAAAAGTCATATCGGCTCTTGCTGAGATC TCG GCATCAAAGAGCAAGAAATCAAAGAAAGCGGACTTCATTCCGTACCGTGACTCGGTGCTCACTTGGTTACTAAGGGAGAACCTAGGCGGCAACTCGAAGACGGCCATGATAGCGGCCATATCGCCAGCTGATATCAACTACGACGAGACGCTCAGTACATTGAG ATACGCCGACCGCGCCAAACAAATCGTGTGCAAGGCGGTGGTCAACGAGGACGCGAACGCGAAACTCATCCGCGAACTCAAAGAGGAAATCCTCAAACTGCGCGAGTTGCTCAAGGCAGAGGGGATCGAAGTTGAAGAGG GACCCGATGGTAGAGTCGTTTACGAAAAGAAAGAGACCA GAGAGCCATCGCCGATACGCAAGAAGAGTGATGAGGAAGCGATGTCGCCGAAGCTGTCCCGCGCGGCCACCACCATCGCTGAGGAGGCCGTGGACCAGTTGCAGGCGTCGGAGAAACTGATTGCCG AATTAAACGAGACCTGGGAGGAGAAACTAAAACGCACCGAGCAAATCCGCGTGCAACGCGAAGCTGTGTTCGCCGAGATGGGGCTCGCTGTCAAGGAAGGCATCACCGTCGGAGTGTATTCGCCTAAGAAAACACCACACTTGGTCAATTTGAACGAGGACCCTAATCTATCTGAGTGcctcatttattatatcaaggATG GTGTAACTCGCGTCGGCACCGCGGAAGCGAACGTGCCCCAGGACATCCAGCTGTCCGGCTCGCATATAGTCAGCGAGCACTGCATCTTCGAGAATACGGACGGCGTCATCTGCCTCATACCGCACCGCGGCGCGCTGGTTTACGTCAACGGCCGGGAG GTGAACGAGCCGATAATCCTGAAGACGGGATCCCGGGTGATCCTGGGCAAGAACCACGTGTTCCGCTTCACGCATCCCGGTCAGCCGCGGGAGGAGCCGCTCAACAAACTCATCACAGACACTACTGACACTGAAGTGCCAGAGA AAAGCGCAACCGAAAATGTGGACTGGGACTTCGCGCAATGCGAGCTCTTGGAGAAACAGGGCATCGATCTCAAACAGGAGATGCAGAAGAGACTGTGCGCGCTCGAAGAGCAGTTCCGCAAAGAGAAAGAGCACGCCGATCAGCAGTTCGAGGAGCAGAGGAAG AACTACGAGGCGCGCATCGACGCGCTGCAACGCCAAGTGGAGGAGCAGAGCGTCACCATGTCCATGTACAGCTCTTACACACCAGAAGACTTCCACAACGATGAGGATATCTTTG TAAACCCACTATTTGAGACGGAATGCTGGTCAGCTCGCGAAGTGGGTCTGGCGGCGTGGGCCTTCCGCAAGTGGAAGTACCACCAGTTCACCTCGCTACGTGACGATTTGTGGGGAAATGCTATCTTCCTCAAG GAAGCGAACGCGATATCCGTGGAGCTGCGCAAGAAGGTCCAGTTCCAGTTCACGCTGCTGACGGACACGCCGTACTCGCCGCTGCCGGGCGAGCTGGCGCCGCGCGACGACGCCGACGACGAGTACCGGCCCAGCGCGCCCACCGTCGTCGCCGTCGAGGTCACCGACACCAAGAACGGCGCCACGCACTACTGGACGCTCGAGAAGTTGCG CCATCGGCTGGAGCTGATGCGCCAGATATACAACATGAGCGAGGGCGCGGGCGGCGAGGAGGAGGAGCGGCCGGCCAGCCCGCCCGCGCGCGCCGACGCCGACCTGCTGCAGTGCCTCTCCGCCGCCGCGCACCACACGCGCCTCTCGCTCGCCAACTTGTTACCCTCGAG GCAACGTTTGGAGTTGATGCGCGAGATGTATCACAACGAAGCCGAACTGTCACCAACTTCACCAGATCACAACATCGAGTCGGTGACTGGTGGTGACCCATTCTACGACCGATTCCCATGGTTCCGTTTAGTTGGACG GAGCTTTGTCTACCTTTCGAACCTCCTGTACCCGGTTCCCCTCATTCACAAGGTGGCTATAGTGAACGAAAAAGGAGACGTGAAGGGCTACTTGCGTGTAGCCGTACAGGCGGTTGTCGACGCTGAGAAAA ATAACTCAGAATTCGTAGCGGGTGTGAAGCAGTCCGCAAAAATTTCATTCGATGACGACATCGTGCCCACTCGGTCACGATTGAAGACCTTATCCACTGTGGAGAAAAATAATGCGATGAATCTTGAAGATCGACCTGAACAAGATTCGAATATCAAAATTGAag AACTAGCGGCGGCGGAGTGCGACGCGGACAGCGGGCGCGGCGACAGCTCGCTGGCGTCCGAGCTGAAGGAGGAGGAGCTGCCCGAGCACCTGGCGCCCGGCCGCGAGTTCACCTTCCGCGTCACCGTGCTGCAGGCGCACAGCGTCGCCACCGACTACGCCGACGTCTTCTGCCAGTTCAA tttCCTGCATCGCAACGAAGACGCGTTCTCAACAGAGCCAGTTAAGAACGCCGGCAAGAATACGCCCCTCGGCTTTTATCATGTGCAAAAT ATAACCGTGCCAGTAACGAAATCTTTCGTGGAATATATCAAGACCCAACCAATTGTATTCGAAGTGTTTGGACATTACCAGCAACATCCATTACACaag GACGCGAAGCAAGACGGGCCCGCAGCGGGGCGCACGCCGCCGCGGCGCATGCTGCCCCCGTCGATCCCCATCTCGGCGCCCGTGCGCAGCCCCAAGTGGGGCGCGGCCAGCGTGGCGCCGCCCTGCTGCTCCTCGCACCTGCACTCCAAGCACGACCTGCTCGTCTGGTTCGAGATCTGCGAGCTCGCGCCCAGCGGCGACTACGTGCCCGCG GTATTTGAGCACAGCGACGAGTTGCCATGCCGAGGCCTGTTCCTCCTTCACCAGGGCATACAGCGGCGCATCCGCATCACCATCCTGCACGAGCCCTCCTCCGACTTGCAGTGGACTGACGTTAGAGAGCTAGTCATTG gtcGTATCCGCAACACACCCGAGGCGAATGAAGACACCACGGACGGTGATGAAGACGGTGCCTTGTCTCTTGGCCTCTTCCCTGGAGAAAGACCTAATCTCGACGATCGAGCCGTCTTTAG GTTTGAAGCGGCGTGGGACAGCAGCTTGCACGGGTCGCCGCTACTCAACCGGGTCAGCGCTAACGGCGAAGTCGTATACATCACGCTCAGCGCTTATCTAGAG ATCGAGAACTGCGGGCGGCCGGCCATAGTGACGAAGGACCTGTCGGTGGTGGTGGTGGGGCGCGAGGCGCGCACGGGCCGCTCGCTGCGCCGCGCGCTCTTCGGCTCCAAGGCGGCGCGCGCCGACCGCCTCACCGGCGTCTACGAGCTCAGCCTGCACCGCGCGCTCGAGCCGG GAGTACAACGAAGACAACGCCGGGTGCTGGACACGAGCGGCACGTACGTGCGCGGCGAGGAGAACCTGCACGGCTGGCGGCCGCGCGGCGACTCGCTCATCTTCGACCACCAG TGGGAATTGGAGAAAATGACCCGCCTCGAACAAGTGGGTCGCACGCGGCACTTCCTCGCGCTGCGCGAGCGCTTGCGGCACGGACACGAGAATACCATTGCTCCGAATGACTTCACTAAAACCGAAAAG GAGGTGTGCAACATGGCGGCCAAGGCGGCGTCCGAGAGCGCGCACGAGCCGCCCGAGCGCTGGGACATGACGCCGCGCGAGCGCGAGCTGGCCACCAAGTTCGTCAAGCTCATACAGG GAAGGATAGGCTCGAACAAGGAGGTGGAGACAGCCGTGTCGCCGGCCACGCCGGTGGACGAGGGCGTGTCCGCCGACATCTCCACGCCCAGCCTGCTGTCCTCCATACACAGCGCTAGCAGCTTCGA GCTGTGTTCCCCCGAACGCGCGCTACTCGAAAAATCCATGTCCGGGTGGGGCTGCGGCctcggcgcgggcggcgcccCAGGGGCCCTCGTGGGGCCCGGCAGCGGGGCCCTGTACGTGCCCGAGTGTGAGGAGGTGCGCGTGTCGGCGGCCGTCGCGCGCCGCGGGTACCTCAACGTGCTGCAGCACGGCACGCACGGCTGGAAGAAGCGATGGCTG GTGGTGCGGCGGCCGTACGTGTTCATGTACCGCGACGAGCGCGACCCGATCGAGCGCGCGCTCATCAACCTCGCCAACGCGCACGTCGAGTACTCGGAGGACCAGGAGCAGATGGTGCGCATGCCCAACACCTTCAG tgtGGTGAGCAAGGAGCGCGGCTACTTGCTGCAGACGCTGGGCGACAAGGAGGTGCACGACTGGCTCTACGCCATCAATCCTCTGCTGGCGGGGCAGATAAG GTGTGCGCGCACAGGTCGCGGTCCGCccggcgcggcgcgggcgggcCCGGCGCCGGCGGGGCCCCAAC GGGCGCTGGGGGCCCCGCGGGCTCCGCACCCGCCGGGGGCCCCGTCCTGCCCGGGGATAAGGGGCTGCAAACGCTCGCCGCATGAGACACCCTCACAATGGAGTCTATCCTCGTTTTTTAAATGCGTCGCCGACGGTAGGGTCTACGCGCACAGACCGGTCCGCGCCGTGCGCTCCGCTAGATATTGA
- the LOC119840306 gene encoding kinesin-like protein unc-104 isoform X4: MSSVKVAVRVRPFNSREIARECKCIIEMSGNTTVIVNPKVPPGTKESAKSFNFDFSYWSHNPSDPEFSSQIMVYKDIGEEMLQHAFDGYNICIFAYGQTGAGKSYTMMGRGEDGQEGIIPQICKDLFRRIRQTTSDDLTYSVEVSYMEIYCERVRDLLNPKNKGNLRVREHPALGPYVEDLSKLAVMSYQDIYDLIDEGNKARTVAATNMNETSSRSHAVFTIFFTQQRHDKTTNLVSEKVSKISLVDLAGSERADSTGAKGTRLKEGANINKSLTTLGKVISALAEISASKSKKSKKADFIPYRDSVLTWLLRENLGGNSKTAMIAAISPADINYDETLSTLRYADRAKQIVCKAVVNEDANAKLIRELKEEILKLRELLKAEGIEVEEGPDGRVVYEKKETREPSPIRKKSDEEAMSPKLSRAATTIAEEAVDQLQASEKLIAELNETWEEKLKRTEQIRVQREAVFAEMGLAVKEGITVGVYSPKKTPHLVNLNEDPNLSECLIYYIKDGVTRVGTAEANVPQDIQLSGSHIVSEHCIFENTDGVICLIPHRGALVYVNGREVNEPIILKTGSRVILGKNHVFRFTHPGQPREEPLNKLITDTTDTEVPEKSATENVDWDFAQCELLEKQGIDLKQEMQKRLCALEEQFRKEKEHADQQFEEQRKNYEARIDALQRQVEEQSVTMSMYSSYTPEDFHNDEDIFVNPLFETECWSAREVGLAAWAFRKWKYHQFTSLRDDLWGNAIFLKEANAISVELRKKVQFQFTLLTDTPYSPLPGELAPRDDADDEYRPSAPTVVAVEVTDTKNGATHYWTLEKLRHRLELMRQIYNMSEGAGGEEEERPASPPARADADLLQCLSAAAHHTRLSLANLLPSRQRLELMREMYHNEAELSPTSPDHNIESVTGGDPFYDRFPWFRLVGRSFVYLSNLLYPVPLIHKVAIVNEKGDVKGYLRVAVQAVVDAEKNNSEFVAGVKQSAKISFDDDIVPTRSRLKTLSTVEKNNAMNLEDRPEQDSNIKIEAELAAAECDADSGRGDSSLASELKEEELPEHLAPGREFTFRVTVLQAHSVATDYADVFCQFNFLHRNEDAFSTEPVKNAGKNTPLGFYHVQNITVPVTKSFVEYIKTQPIVFEVFGHYQQHPLHKDAKQDGPAAGRTPPRRMLPPSIPISAPVRSPKWGAASVAPPCCSSHLHSKHDLLVWFEICELAPSGDYVPAVFEHSDELPCRGLFLLHQGIQRRIRITILHEPSSDLQWTDVRELVIGRIRNTPEANEDTTDGDEDGALSLGLFPGERPNLDDRAVFRFEAAWDSSLHGSPLLNRVSANGEVVYITLSAYLEIENCGRPAIVTKDLSVVVVGREARTGRSLRRALFGSKAARADRLTGVYELSLHRALEPGVQRRQRRVLDTSGTYVRGEENLHGWRPRGDSLIFDHQKRIWRKVIYDWPLAVIDRFQWELEKMTRLEQVGRTRHFLALRERLRHGHENTIAPNDFTKTEKEVCNMAAKAASESAHEPPERWDMTPRERELATKFVKLIQGRIGSNKEVETAVSPATPVDEGVSADISTPSLLSSIHSASSFELCSPERALLEKSMSGWGCGLGAGGAPGALVGPGSGALYVPECEEVRVSAAVARRGYLNVLQHGTHGWKKRWLVVRRPYVFMYRDERDPIERALINLANAHVEYSEDQEQMVRMPNTFSVVSKERGYLLQTLGDKEVHDWLYAINPLLAGQIRCARTGRGPPGAARAGPAPAGPQRALGAPRAPHPPGAPSCPGIRGCKRSPHETPSQWSLSSFFKCVADGRVYAHRPVRAVRSARY, from the exons ATGTCGTCTGTGAAGGTGGCGGTGCGGGTCCGCCCCTTCAACTCGAGGGAGATAGCCAGGGAGTGCAAATGCATCATCGAGATGTCCGGCAATACTACAG tTATCGTGAACCCAAAAGTACCACCTGGCACCAAGGAGAGCGCTAAAAGCTTCAACTTTGATTTCTCATATTGGTCGCACAAT CCCAGTGATCCCGAGTTCTCGTCGCAGATTATGGTCTACAAAGACATAGGGGAAGAGATGTTACAGCATGCTTTCGATG GCTACAATATATGCATTTTCGCGTACGGGCAGACGGGCGCGGGCAAGTCCTACACCATGATGGGGCGGGGCGAGGACGGCCAGGAGGGCATCATACCGCAGATATGCAAGGATCTGTTCCGGCGCATACGACAGACCACGTCGGATGATCTTACTTACTCG GTGGAGGTCTCGTACATGGAAATCTATTGCGAACGGGTCAGAGACCTATTGAACCCTAAGAACAAAGGGAACTTGCGTGTACGCGAGCACCCAGCACTCGGACCTTACGTGGAGGACCTCAGCAAACTAGCTGTTATGTCCTATCAAGATATATACGACTTAATCGATGAAGGGAATAAAGCCAG aaCCGTGGCAGCAACAAACATGAACGAGACGTCGTCTCGCTCGCACGCTGTATTCACTATCTTCTTCACACAGCAGCGGCATGATAAGACTACCAATCTAGTCTCAGAAAAG gtATCAAAAATCTCGCTAGTCGATCTAGCTGGTTCTGAACGAGCTGACTCTACGGGCGCGAAGGGAACTCGCCTGAAGGAAGGAGCCAATATTAATAAGTCGCTCACTACATTGGGAAAAGTCATATCGGCTCTTGCTGAGATC TCG GCATCAAAGAGCAAGAAATCAAAGAAAGCGGACTTCATTCCGTACCGTGACTCGGTGCTCACTTGGTTACTAAGGGAGAACCTAGGCGGCAACTCGAAGACGGCCATGATAGCGGCCATATCGCCAGCTGATATCAACTACGACGAGACGCTCAGTACATTGAG ATACGCCGACCGCGCCAAACAAATCGTGTGCAAGGCGGTGGTCAACGAGGACGCGAACGCGAAACTCATCCGCGAACTCAAAGAGGAAATCCTCAAACTGCGCGAGTTGCTCAAGGCAGAGGGGATCGAAGTTGAAGAGG GACCCGATGGTAGAGTCGTTTACGAAAAGAAAGAGACCA GAGAGCCATCGCCGATACGCAAGAAGAGTGATGAGGAAGCGATGTCGCCGAAGCTGTCCCGCGCGGCCACCACCATCGCTGAGGAGGCCGTGGACCAGTTGCAGGCGTCGGAGAAACTGATTGCCG AATTAAACGAGACCTGGGAGGAGAAACTAAAACGCACCGAGCAAATCCGCGTGCAACGCGAAGCTGTGTTCGCCGAGATGGGGCTCGCTGTCAAGGAAGGCATCACCGTCGGAGTGTATTCGCCTAAGAAAACACCACACTTGGTCAATTTGAACGAGGACCCTAATCTATCTGAGTGcctcatttattatatcaaggATG GTGTAACTCGCGTCGGCACCGCGGAAGCGAACGTGCCCCAGGACATCCAGCTGTCCGGCTCGCATATAGTCAGCGAGCACTGCATCTTCGAGAATACGGACGGCGTCATCTGCCTCATACCGCACCGCGGCGCGCTGGTTTACGTCAACGGCCGGGAG GTGAACGAGCCGATAATCCTGAAGACGGGATCCCGGGTGATCCTGGGCAAGAACCACGTGTTCCGCTTCACGCATCCCGGTCAGCCGCGGGAGGAGCCGCTCAACAAACTCATCACAGACACTACTGACACTGAAGTGCCAGAGA AAAGCGCAACCGAAAATGTGGACTGGGACTTCGCGCAATGCGAGCTCTTGGAGAAACAGGGCATCGATCTCAAACAGGAGATGCAGAAGAGACTGTGCGCGCTCGAAGAGCAGTTCCGCAAAGAGAAAGAGCACGCCGATCAGCAGTTCGAGGAGCAGAGGAAG AACTACGAGGCGCGCATCGACGCGCTGCAACGCCAAGTGGAGGAGCAGAGCGTCACCATGTCCATGTACAGCTCTTACACACCAGAAGACTTCCACAACGATGAGGATATCTTTG TAAACCCACTATTTGAGACGGAATGCTGGTCAGCTCGCGAAGTGGGTCTGGCGGCGTGGGCCTTCCGCAAGTGGAAGTACCACCAGTTCACCTCGCTACGTGACGATTTGTGGGGAAATGCTATCTTCCTCAAG GAAGCGAACGCGATATCCGTGGAGCTGCGCAAGAAGGTCCAGTTCCAGTTCACGCTGCTGACGGACACGCCGTACTCGCCGCTGCCGGGCGAGCTGGCGCCGCGCGACGACGCCGACGACGAGTACCGGCCCAGCGCGCCCACCGTCGTCGCCGTCGAGGTCACCGACACCAAGAACGGCGCCACGCACTACTGGACGCTCGAGAAGTTGCG CCATCGGCTGGAGCTGATGCGCCAGATATACAACATGAGCGAGGGCGCGGGCGGCGAGGAGGAGGAGCGGCCGGCCAGCCCGCCCGCGCGCGCCGACGCCGACCTGCTGCAGTGCCTCTCCGCCGCCGCGCACCACACGCGCCTCTCGCTCGCCAACTTGTTACCCTCGAG GCAACGTTTGGAGTTGATGCGCGAGATGTATCACAACGAAGCCGAACTGTCACCAACTTCACCAGATCACAACATCGAGTCGGTGACTGGTGGTGACCCATTCTACGACCGATTCCCATGGTTCCGTTTAGTTGGACG GAGCTTTGTCTACCTTTCGAACCTCCTGTACCCGGTTCCCCTCATTCACAAGGTGGCTATAGTGAACGAAAAAGGAGACGTGAAGGGCTACTTGCGTGTAGCCGTACAGGCGGTTGTCGACGCTGAGAAAA ATAACTCAGAATTCGTAGCGGGTGTGAAGCAGTCCGCAAAAATTTCATTCGATGACGACATCGTGCCCACTCGGTCACGATTGAAGACCTTATCCACTGTGGAGAAAAATAATGCGATGAATCTTGAAGATCGACCTGAACAAGATTCGAATATCAAAATTGAag CAGAACTAGCGGCGGCGGAGTGCGACGCGGACAGCGGGCGCGGCGACAGCTCGCTGGCGTCCGAGCTGAAGGAGGAGGAGCTGCCCGAGCACCTGGCGCCCGGCCGCGAGTTCACCTTCCGCGTCACCGTGCTGCAGGCGCACAGCGTCGCCACCGACTACGCCGACGTCTTCTGCCAGTTCAA tttCCTGCATCGCAACGAAGACGCGTTCTCAACAGAGCCAGTTAAGAACGCCGGCAAGAATACGCCCCTCGGCTTTTATCATGTGCAAAAT ATAACCGTGCCAGTAACGAAATCTTTCGTGGAATATATCAAGACCCAACCAATTGTATTCGAAGTGTTTGGACATTACCAGCAACATCCATTACACaag GACGCGAAGCAAGACGGGCCCGCAGCGGGGCGCACGCCGCCGCGGCGCATGCTGCCCCCGTCGATCCCCATCTCGGCGCCCGTGCGCAGCCCCAAGTGGGGCGCGGCCAGCGTGGCGCCGCCCTGCTGCTCCTCGCACCTGCACTCCAAGCACGACCTGCTCGTCTGGTTCGAGATCTGCGAGCTCGCGCCCAGCGGCGACTACGTGCCCGCG GTATTTGAGCACAGCGACGAGTTGCCATGCCGAGGCCTGTTCCTCCTTCACCAGGGCATACAGCGGCGCATCCGCATCACCATCCTGCACGAGCCCTCCTCCGACTTGCAGTGGACTGACGTTAGAGAGCTAGTCATTG gtcGTATCCGCAACACACCCGAGGCGAATGAAGACACCACGGACGGTGATGAAGACGGTGCCTTGTCTCTTGGCCTCTTCCCTGGAGAAAGACCTAATCTCGACGATCGAGCCGTCTTTAG GTTTGAAGCGGCGTGGGACAGCAGCTTGCACGGGTCGCCGCTACTCAACCGGGTCAGCGCTAACGGCGAAGTCGTATACATCACGCTCAGCGCTTATCTAGAG ATCGAGAACTGCGGGCGGCCGGCCATAGTGACGAAGGACCTGTCGGTGGTGGTGGTGGGGCGCGAGGCGCGCACGGGCCGCTCGCTGCGCCGCGCGCTCTTCGGCTCCAAGGCGGCGCGCGCCGACCGCCTCACCGGCGTCTACGAGCTCAGCCTGCACCGCGCGCTCGAGCCGG GAGTACAACGAAGACAACGCCGGGTGCTGGACACGAGCGGCACGTACGTGCGCGGCGAGGAGAACCTGCACGGCTGGCGGCCGCGCGGCGACTCGCTCATCTTCGACCACCAG AAACGCATTTGGCGCAAAGTGATCTATGATTGGCCGCTGGCAGTTATCGATAGATTTCAG TGGGAATTGGAGAAAATGACCCGCCTCGAACAAGTGGGTCGCACGCGGCACTTCCTCGCGCTGCGCGAGCGCTTGCGGCACGGACACGAGAATACCATTGCTCCGAATGACTTCACTAAAACCGAAAAG GAGGTGTGCAACATGGCGGCCAAGGCGGCGTCCGAGAGCGCGCACGAGCCGCCCGAGCGCTGGGACATGACGCCGCGCGAGCGCGAGCTGGCCACCAAGTTCGTCAAGCTCATACAGG GAAGGATAGGCTCGAACAAGGAGGTGGAGACAGCCGTGTCGCCGGCCACGCCGGTGGACGAGGGCGTGTCCGCCGACATCTCCACGCCCAGCCTGCTGTCCTCCATACACAGCGCTAGCAGCTTCGA GCTGTGTTCCCCCGAACGCGCGCTACTCGAAAAATCCATGTCCGGGTGGGGCTGCGGCctcggcgcgggcggcgcccCAGGGGCCCTCGTGGGGCCCGGCAGCGGGGCCCTGTACGTGCCCGAGTGTGAGGAGGTGCGCGTGTCGGCGGCCGTCGCGCGCCGCGGGTACCTCAACGTGCTGCAGCACGGCACGCACGGCTGGAAGAAGCGATGGCTG GTGGTGCGGCGGCCGTACGTGTTCATGTACCGCGACGAGCGCGACCCGATCGAGCGCGCGCTCATCAACCTCGCCAACGCGCACGTCGAGTACTCGGAGGACCAGGAGCAGATGGTGCGCATGCCCAACACCTTCAG tgtGGTGAGCAAGGAGCGCGGCTACTTGCTGCAGACGCTGGGCGACAAGGAGGTGCACGACTGGCTCTACGCCATCAATCCTCTGCTGGCGGGGCAGATAAG GTGTGCGCGCACAGGTCGCGGTCCGCccggcgcggcgcgggcgggcCCGGCGCCGGCGGGGCCCCAAC GGGCGCTGGGGGCCCCGCGGGCTCCGCACCCGCCGGGGGCCCCGTCCTGCCCGGGGATAAGGGGCTGCAAACGCTCGCCGCATGAGACACCCTCACAATGGAGTCTATCCTCGTTTTTTAAATGCGTCGCCGACGGTAGGGTCTACGCGCACAGACCGGTCCGCGCCGTGCGCTCCGCTAGATATTGA